The Penicillium digitatum chromosome 6, complete sequence genome has a window encoding:
- a CDS encoding Cell wall protein, putative: MRSSLVMLAALASAALAYPTEKSVEPRTLGLLGEILGDITVDVYSIVDAILGHHSSGELFAGLSAEGAAALQGGALGCKSGVIHYEAKAALKAWLLFHADIDFSLKNSLLFWCDGYDEFVLSTDVLAALSVYIPGCADIAAKGQLYVTIEGIFEAARLESALVLSAGAQASLSAWIEAQLDLDLGVKIGLNVCAAGGVVGSLSADIKAALLAWINSAKCDLSAHLKISILAWINGHAGGDLVEIGALAETALSTISVGASVGVHVLESGLLSIGGQASLAAFLGVDLAASLAADVKLALEACAKGELATTVELDIRTQLAIWLHGSDCTLGVELKAVVLLWLSFAVEADVSVSLGLVGGLVGDVTGLLTESLSDLSVDLRGALSLCAAGGSLLDLTFAARTELAAFLGGCTSINVDVSIQIIIIEWFTGCSIPGAPSAPASSSVPSLPSSTPYLPSTAAVPSGPGASVSVSVSVPAGTPVASGPVASTTPCDTETSQVVSSTVIPGPHGAGSITVTVPVVPTGTGIPGFPGVPSGPAPSGPAFSGPAPSGPGATTTPCDTETWQIITSTVIPGPHGAGSITVTVPVVPTGTGIPGFPGVPSGPAPSASGPASSGPAPSGPDATTTPCDTETSEIITSTVIPGGPNESGSKTVIIPAVPTATGPAETPSGVAPTGTPVATGPAPSGPAPSGPAASTPCDTETSAIVTSTVIPGGPVPSGPAATTEVPVPSGPAATTEVPVPSGPAPTSAPSKPSGGESVVTKTVTVTATVCGCE, from the exons ATGCGTTCTTCTCTCGTTATGCTCGCCGCTCTGGCGAGTGCGGCTCTCGCCTACCCTACCGAGAAGTCCGTGGAGCCCCGTACTCTGGGTCTTCTCGGGGAGATCCTCGGCGACATCACCGTCGACGTGTATTCAATCGTCGATGCCATCCTCGGTCACCACTCCTCCGGTGAACTCTTTGCCGGTCTCAGTGCTGAGGGTGCTGCCGCTCTCCAGGGTGGTGCTCTCGGCTGCAAGTCCGGTGTCATCCATTACGAGGCCAAGGCCGCCCTCAAGGCTTGGTTGCTCTTCCACGCCGACATTGACTTCTCCCTCAAGAACTCGCTGCTCTTTTGGTGTGATGGTTACGACGAGTTCGTCCTCTCCACAGACGTCCTAGCTGCTCTATCCGTGTACATCCCTGGATGTGCCGACATCGCTGCCAAGGGCCAGCTTTACGTGACCATTGAAGGTATCTTCGAGGCTGCCAGACTCGAGTCGGCTCTCGTCCTGAGCGCTGGAGCCCAGGCTTCCCTTTCCGCTTGGATTGAGGCTCAGCTTGATCTTGATTTGGGCGTCAAGATTGGTCTGAATGTCTGCGCCGCTGGCGGTGTTGTCGGCAGTCTGTCGGCTGATATCAAGGCTGCCCTCCTCGCATGGATCAACAGCGCGAAGTGTGACCTCAGCGCTCATCTCAAGATCTCGATCCTTGCCTGGATCAACGGTCACGCCGGGGGTGACCTTGTTGAGATTGGTGCTCTTGCGGAAACTGCTCTCTCTACCATATCCGTGGGTGCGTCCGTCGGCGTGCACGTCCTAGAATCCGGCCTTCTGTCCATCGGCGGCCAGGCCTCCCTAGCCGCCTTCCTGGGAGTGGATCTCGCTGCTTCTCTCGCTGCTGATGTCAAGCTCGCACTCGAGGCATGCGCCAAGGGTGAGCTCGCCACCACCGTGGAACTTGACATCCGCACCCAGCTCGCCATCTGGCTCCACGGCTCCGACTGCACTCTGGGCGTCGAGCTCAAGGCTGTTGTCCTTCTTTGGCTGTCTTTCGCTGTCGAGGCTGATGTCTCCGTTTCACTCGGCCTGGTTGGTGGTCTTGTCGGCGATGTCACCGGTCTCCTGACCGAGTCCCTCTCCGATCTCAGCGTTGATCTCCGTGGTGCCCTTTCCCTCTGCGCTGCCGGCGGTAGCCTGCTTGACTTGACCTTCGCCGCCCGTACTGAGCTCGCTGCTTTCCTCGGTGGCTGCACTTCCATTAACGTCGATGTcagtatccagatcatcatcatcgagTGGTTCACCGGCTGCAGCATCCCCGGTGCTCCCTCCGCCCCCGCCTCGTCTTCCGTCCCCAGCCTGCCCTCAAGTACCCCTTACCTGCCCAGCACCGCCGCTGTGCCTTCCGGTCCCGGTGCTTCCGTCTCCGTCTCTGTCTCTGTTCCCGCCGGTACCCCCGTCGCCAGCGGCCCTGTTGCCTCAACTACCCCCTGTGACACCGAGACCTCGCAGGTTGTCAGCTCCACTGTGATCCCCGGCCCTCACGGCGCCGGTTCGATCACTGTCACCGTCCCTGTTGTTCCTACCGGGACCGGCATCCCGGGCTTCCCTGGCGTGCCCAGCGGTCCTGCTCCCTCCGGCCCTGCCTTTTCTGGACCCGCTCCTTCCGGTCCCGGCGCCACCACCACTCCCTGCGATACCGAGACCTGGCAGATCATCACCTCTACTGTGATCCCCGGCCCTCACGGCGCCGGTTCGATCACTGTCACCGTCCCTGTTGTTCCTACCGGAACCGGCATCCCGGGCTTCCCCGGTGTCCCCAGCGGTCCTGCTCCCTCCGCTTCCGGCCCTGCCTCTTCTGGACCTGCTCCCTCCGGCCCTGATGCAACTACTACTCCCTGTGACACCGAGACATCGGAGATTATCACCTCTACTGTGATCCCCGGCGGTCCCAACGAGTCTGGCTCCAAGACCGTTATCATCCCTGCCGTGCCGACCGCCACTGGACCTGCTGAGACTCCCTCCGGCGTTGCTCCCACCGGCACTCCTGTCGCTACCGGCCCCGCTCCCTCTGGACCTGCCCCTAGCGGCCCTGCTGCTAGCACTCCCTGCGACACTGAGACCTCCGCCATTGTTACCTCGACTGTGATCCCCGGTGGCCCGGTTCCCTCCGGCCCCGCTGCCACCACTGAG GTGCCTGTTCCCTCCGGCCCCGCTGCCACCACCGAAGTGCCCGTTCCTTCCGGCCCTGCCCCTACCAGCGCTCCTTCCAAGCCCTCCGGTGGTGAGTCTGTTGTTACCAAGACTGTGACTGTGACTGCCACCGTCTGCGGCTGCGAGTAA